The Anguilla anguilla isolate fAngAng1 chromosome 4, fAngAng1.pri, whole genome shotgun sequence genome has a window encoding:
- the c4h8orf82 gene encoding UPF0598 protein C8orf82 homolog isoform X1 → MLFYRARLGWECIGAARMAACWARGHVTYTQGQSPEPRIREYFYYIDHQGQLFLDDTKVKNFITCFKDKQFLSFFFSRLRGNESGRYQEHFPFLSLCGRERNFLRCEDRPLVFTHLLPGPSDALSFCWGGDKLVVPFRPESLYMHPSCGRLYHPCPERAGRVGLVRSALAFELSPSFEYPPGQGQTGQPTHFLWAGQRHTLTNELARHFPPEEEGETETKGS, encoded by the exons ATGTTGTTCTACCGTGCGAGGCTGGGCTGGGAATGCATCGGTGCCGCGCGGATGGCCGCTTGCTGGGCGCGGGGACATGTCACCTACACGCAGGGCCAAAGCCCCGAGCCACGCATACGGGAGTACTTCTACTACATCGACCACCAAGGACAG CTTTTTCTTGACGACACCAAAGTGAAGAACTTCATCACCTGTTTCAAAG atAAGCAGTTCCTGTCCTTCTTCTTCAGCCGCCTGCGGGGGAACGAGAGCGGGCGCTACCAGGAGCACTTCCCCTTCCTGTCGCTGTGCGGCCGCGAGCGGAACTTCCTGCGCTGCGAGGACCGGCCCCTGGTCTTCACCCACCTGCTCCCGGGACCCTCCGATGCCCTGTCCTTCTGCTGGGGCGGGGACAAGCTGGTGGTCCCCTTCCGCCCCGAATCCCTCTACATGCACCCCTCCTGCGGGCGGCTCTACCACCCTTGTCCCGAGCGGGCGGGGCGCGTGGGGCTGGTGCGTTCGGCCCTGGCCTTCGAGCTCAGCCCCAGTTTCGAGTACCCACCGGGGCAGGGCCAGACCGGACAGCCCACGCACTTCCTGTGGGCGGGACAGCGGCACACA